Proteins co-encoded in one Arachis hypogaea cultivar Tifrunner chromosome 13, arahy.Tifrunner.gnm2.J5K5, whole genome shotgun sequence genomic window:
- the LOC112736371 gene encoding beta-1,6-galactosyltransferase GALT29A, with the protein MPSRVSEDKHESETEPPYPKTFAAVDPPFPNLVTMKNAFPMKRTVRPLFALVLLLVFVATLTSRAMFRRPLLSIELETRVLLIHAPPPPPPQLNATLLRHAAIEIGEDKAKQEIQQLLDGNFGSQARHRTFISWRRIIHHDVASAGDRSSSRSTIPATLRSPLFYRYWLDFRKVLNDWARKKRFQANIMDELIRLVKAPIDKKKGILDGNLRKYGSCAVVGNSGILLKSDYGRLIDSHDAVIRLNNARVNNFENKVGKKTTISFVNSNIVHLCARRVGCYCHPYGSHIPIVMYICQAVHFLDFTVCNASHKAPLLVTDPRFDVLCARIVKYYSLKRFVEQSGKTLDEWGSAHDGALFHYSSGLQAVMLALGICDQVSIFGFGKSASAKHHYHTNQKAELHLHDYEAEYQFYRDLVDRHNPIPFLSDNFNLPPVVLYH; encoded by the coding sequence ATGCCTTCTAGGGTTTCCGAAGACAAACATGAATCCGAAACAGAACCACCCTACCCTAAAACGTTCGCCGCCGTCGACCCTCCATTCCCAAATTTAGTGACCATGAAGAACGCCTTCCCCATGAAACGCACCGTTCGACCACTCTTCGCGCTCGTCCTCCTACTCGTCTTCGTCGCCACCCTTACCTCACGCGCCATGTTTCGCCGCCCCCTCCTCTCCATCGAGCTCGAGACGCGCGTCCTCTTGATCCACGcgccccctcctcctcctccgcaGCTCAACGCCACGCTGCTCCGCCACGCCGCCATCGAGATCGGCGAGGACAAGGCCAAGCAGGAGATCCAGCAGCTCCTCGATGGTAACTTCGGCAGTCAGGCTCGCCACCGGACCTTCATCTCGTGGCGGCGGATCATCCATCACGACGTCGCCAGCGCCGGAGACAGATCCTCCTCCCGGAGCACCATTCCGGCGACGCTCCGTTCCCCTCTGTTCTACCGTTACTGGCTTGATTTCCGTAAGGTCCTGAACGATTGGGCGAGGAAGAAGCGATTCCAAGCAAATATCATGGATGAGCTGATTCGGTTGGTGAAAGCCCCCATTGACAAGAAAAAGGGTATCTTGGATGGGAATTTACGAAAATACGGTTCTTGTGCGGTTGTGGGGAACAGCGGGATCCTGTTGAAGAGTGATTATGGTAGGTTGATTGATTCGCATGATGCAGTGATAAGGCTGAACAATGCGAGGGTGAATAACTTTGAGAACAAGGTTGGGAAGAAGACAACAATATCATTTGTGAATAGCAACATTGTGCACCTGTGTGCCAGAAGAGTTGGGTGCTATTGCCACCCTTATGGCTCTCACATCCCCATTGTTATGTATATTTGTCAGGCCGTCCACTTTCTGGATTTCACTGTCTGCAATGCTTCCCACAAGGCTCCCCTCTTGGTAACTGATCCCAGGTTTGATGTCTTGTGCGCAAGGATTGTCAAGTACTATTCATTGAAGAGGTTTGTGGAGCAAAGTGGCAAGACCTTGGACGAGTGGGGCAGTGCCCATGATGGGGCTCTCTTCCATTACTCTTCTGGATTGCAGGCCGTCATGCTTGCTCTCGGCATTTGTGATCAAGTTAGCATCTTTGGATTTGGTAAATCAGCTTCTGCCAAACATCATTATCATACCAACCAGAAGGCTGAGCTCCATTTGCACGATTACGAGGCTGAGTATCAGTTCTACCGCGACCTTGTCGATCGCCACAACCCTATACCATTCCTCTCAGACAACTTCAACCTCCCCCCTGTTGTTTTATATCACTGA